The following nucleotide sequence is from Actinomycetota bacterium.
CTGGCCGCGCTGGTTCCGCTGCTGGTGGCCGGCTGCGGATCGCCACCACCTGCCTCCGAGGTCACGATGGTCAGCGGGATCGCCTACACCTCAGGGGCGGAGCTCGACGTCCATGCTCGGGCGGGTGTTGCCCGCCAGCCGGTGCTCGTGCTCCTCCACGGCTGCTGCGGCAGCAAGGACGATCTCACACCGCTCGCCGAGGCGATCGCCGCCCGGGGCGCCGTGGTCTTCAACGCCGACTGGACGGGTGTCGACCGCGGCGGGGGCTGGCCGCGCTCCTACCAGGAAGCAGCCTGCGCGGTCCGCTTCGCCCGCGCCTCGGCCGCGAGGTTCGGAGGCGATCCGGGGCGGATCGCCCTGCTCGGCTGGTCGGACGGCGCCCTGCTGGCTGCCGTGGTGGCCGTCGCCGGCGACGATCTCGGGGATGGCTGCCCGCAGCATCGGGTGTCCGCCCTCCCCGACGTCCTGATCGGCGTGGCCGGGTTCTACGGCTGGCCGGTCGCGCCCGGGCGGGTGGTGAACCCCCGGTACGTCAATGCCCGGACGATCCGGTTCTTCGGCGGCCCCCCGGCCGAGGTGCCGAGGGCCTGGGCCGC
It contains:
- a CDS encoding alpha/beta hydrolase, whose amino-acid sequence is MSGWDDGRRRRRLVLAALVPLLVAGCGSPPPASEVTMVSGIAYTSGAELDVHARAGVARQPVLVLLHGCCGSKDDLTPLAEAIAARGAVVFNADWTGVDRGGGWPRSYQEAACAVRFARASAARFGGDPGRIALLGWSDGALLAAVVAVAGDDLGDGCPQHRVSALPDVLIGVAGFYGWPVAPGRVVNPRYVNARTIRFFGGPPAEVPRAWAAGNPYTRLGGNRRLEARLVAGDADALLADGRRFLAALQRAGYGASLRVVDEGNHRTVVAPRTPPGRLTVEEAFAAASGATPASGTSSNGQRR